The following coding sequences are from one Tolumonas lignilytica window:
- a CDS encoding DUF4357 domain-containing protein has product MLNKQVNFIVDNQGNRVAAVVPIDIFDDLMTLQKALMSSKPGERELYRFLVKDAEASGYPVGQRYKPGFMITQGSTATLEQAGSLRQAVIDLRNNLLVKGVLVRTKDNYLFTDDYLFNSPSLAASLVAGNNRSGLDAWSNDSGFTLKQSGYGKK; this is encoded by the coding sequence ATGTTAAATAAACAGGTCAATTTTATCGTCGATAATCAGGGCAATCGTGTTGCGGCCGTGGTACCGATCGATATCTTTGATGATTTAATGACATTACAAAAAGCCTTAATGAGCAGTAAGCCGGGGGAACGGGAGCTTTATCGTTTTCTGGTTAAAGATGCCGAGGCGAGCGGCTATCCGGTGGGGCAGCGTTATAAACCGGGTTTTATGATCACGCAGGGCTCGACAGCCACACTGGAACAGGCCGGTTCTTTACGTCAGGCGGTGATTGATCTGCGGAATAATTTATTGGTGAAAGGGGTGTTGGTGCGCACCAAAGACAACTATCTTTTTACTGATGACTATCTGTTTAACAGCCCGAGTTTGGCGGCCAGTCTGGTGGCTGGAAATAACCGGAGTGGTCTGGATGCCTGGAGCAATGATTCAGGTTTTACCTTGAAGCAATCAGGTTATGGGAAAAAATAA
- a CDS encoding GNAT family N-acetyltransferase, which translates to MSENWCRPATINDAAVLSGLLVQLGYPDTAPFITAKLAAIGTDPAARCWVAGYDERVLGFLSLHILPQIALPGDFARISYFCIDEIARGRGVGKTLLGHAELYARELGCDRMEVHCHQRRVDAHRFYVREGFAESPKYFIKML; encoded by the coding sequence ATGTCGGAAAACTGGTGTCGTCCCGCGACAATCAATGATGCAGCGGTATTATCCGGCTTGCTGGTGCAGTTGGGCTATCCGGATACTGCACCCTTTATAACCGCTAAACTCGCAGCCATCGGTACTGATCCTGCGGCCAGATGCTGGGTTGCAGGGTATGACGAGCGGGTGCTCGGTTTCTTATCGTTGCATATCCTTCCGCAAATCGCCTTGCCGGGCGATTTTGCCCGTATCAGTTATTTCTGCATTGATGAAATAGCCAGAGGTCGTGGTGTGGGGAAAACATTACTTGGACATGCGGAATTATATGCTCGCGAATTAGGCTGTGATCGCATGGAGGTGCATTGTCATCAGCGTCGGGTTGATGCGCATCGCTTTTATGTGCGTGAAGGATTTGCAGAATCACCCAAATATTTCATTAAAATGTTGTAA
- a CDS encoding HAD family hydrolase, translating to MVRAICFDFDGTLVDSEHLHYAAWQAELQPFGCSLTKKHYMATFSGVSTFATAEILIRDYQLPIATEQLMKQKTARFLTLLQTELPVPMPGAEALLKDIQQTELAVALVTGSYRREIMPVLENLGWQGYFSTIITRDDVQHAKPHPEPYLTALARLNVAAAACFALEDSATGIQSAHDAGLTVLAVTTEHTTLPADSGYSLLFHSLPEVGEYVGKLVSSRDNQ from the coding sequence ATGGTAAGGGCAATCTGTTTCGATTTTGACGGAACGCTGGTGGATTCAGAACATCTGCATTATGCCGCATGGCAGGCAGAATTACAGCCATTCGGATGCTCTCTGACGAAAAAACACTATATGGCCACGTTTTCCGGTGTTTCTACCTTTGCTACGGCGGAAATATTGATCCGCGACTACCAGTTACCCATCGCGACCGAGCAACTCATGAAGCAGAAAACGGCACGTTTTCTCACGTTGTTGCAAACCGAGTTGCCTGTGCCCATGCCCGGTGCCGAGGCTTTGTTAAAGGATATACAACAAACAGAACTGGCAGTGGCACTGGTAACAGGTTCTTATCGGCGGGAAATCATGCCGGTGCTGGAAAATCTGGGCTGGCAAGGCTATTTCTCTACCATCATTACCCGCGATGATGTACAGCACGCCAAACCGCATCCCGAACCTTATTTGACGGCGCTTGCGCGTCTGAATGTGGCAGCAGCGGCGTGTTTTGCGCTGGAAGATTCAGCAACCGGCATTCAGAGTGCGCACGATGCCGGGCTGACAGTACTGGCGGTGACGACGGAACATACCACCCTGCCAGCCGATAGCGGTTACAGCCTGCTTTTTCATTCGTTACCAGAGGTGGGGGAATATGTCGGAAAACTGGTGTCGTCCCGCGACAATCAATGA